One genomic segment of Alicycliphilus denitrificans K601 includes these proteins:
- a CDS encoding gamma-glutamyl-gamma-aminobutyrate hydrolase family protein, whose translation MSALHPTASRLKIGLSACFSHADPGRSLFTNKTLQYVEQSIAHWIMSAGALVVMVPCPTGETARGDVTLKHYAEWLDGVVMHGGSDVWPGSYGEVPLKDAWLGDRVRDLYDLAVVEAFEQQGKPIFGVCRGLQLINVAFGGTLYQDIETQHPGAMQHRNATAYDQHFHEVDIVPGTRLARLYPGQPRVTVNSIHHQGIKNLAPGFDIEAWSYPDAVPEAIRRRHGHGRGYIAATQWHPEFRAASGAMLDDTPLLHDFLAACADARARPRPGHSPLHIRDRAERLLRRALLRQR comes from the coding sequence ATGTCTGCCCTCCATCCCACGGCCAGCCGGCTGAAGATCGGCCTGTCGGCCTGTTTCTCGCACGCCGACCCGGGCCGCTCGCTGTTCACCAACAAGACGCTGCAATACGTTGAGCAATCCATCGCGCACTGGATCATGTCGGCCGGCGCGCTGGTCGTGATGGTGCCCTGCCCCACGGGCGAGACGGCGCGCGGCGACGTCACGCTCAAGCACTACGCCGAATGGCTCGACGGCGTGGTCATGCACGGCGGCTCCGACGTGTGGCCCGGCAGCTACGGCGAGGTGCCGCTCAAGGACGCCTGGCTGGGCGACCGCGTGCGCGACCTGTACGACCTGGCCGTGGTCGAGGCGTTCGAGCAGCAGGGCAAGCCCATCTTCGGCGTGTGCCGGGGCCTGCAGCTCATCAACGTGGCCTTCGGCGGCACGCTCTACCAGGACATAGAGACCCAGCACCCCGGCGCCATGCAGCACCGCAACGCGACCGCCTACGACCAGCACTTCCACGAGGTGGACATCGTGCCCGGCACGCGCCTGGCGCGCCTGTACCCCGGCCAGCCGCGCGTGACGGTCAACAGCATTCACCACCAGGGGATCAAGAACCTCGCGCCGGGCTTCGACATCGAGGCCTGGAGCTACCCCGACGCGGTGCCCGAGGCCATCCGCCGCCGCCACGGCCACGGGCGCGGCTACATCGCGGCCACGCAATGGCACCCGGAGTTCCGCGCCGCGAGCGGTGCGATGCTGGACGACACGCCGCTGCTGCACGACTTCCTGGCCGCCTGCGCCGACGCGCGCGCACGCCCCCGGCCGGGCCACAGCCCGCTGCACATCCGCGACCGCGCGGAGCGCCTGCTGCGCCGCGCGCTGCTGCGGCAGCGCTGA
- a CDS encoding LysR family transcriptional regulator, whose translation MDLTRLQYFVAVAEAGSLSRAAAALSMSQPALSRQVLLLEEELGQRMFDRTGRGVVLTPSGEALLAHARAVFARWEEARADMLDRQRSPRGRVTVGLPPRVAHVLTADLVQQFLARFPEASITVEEGLSVRLRESLVAGRVDLAVLFDPPHSPQLLLETLLREPVVLISTAPVPSKIRLAAVARRSLVMPSGPHSLRQLLESHTRPRNMALKVVAEVDSVQTVLSLVARGVGDTVLPQSAVRSWPYAEQVHVAAVVAPSMRNRLVLAIPRARPATLLSRNAAQILRELLARHFG comes from the coding sequence ATGGACTTGACCCGCCTGCAGTACTTCGTGGCAGTGGCAGAGGCCGGCAGCCTGAGCCGCGCCGCGGCGGCGCTTTCCATGTCGCAGCCGGCGCTGAGCCGCCAGGTTCTGCTGCTGGAGGAGGAGCTGGGCCAGCGCATGTTCGACAGGACGGGGCGCGGCGTGGTGCTCACGCCCTCGGGGGAGGCGCTGCTCGCGCATGCGCGAGCCGTCTTCGCGCGCTGGGAGGAGGCGCGCGCCGACATGCTGGACCGCCAGCGCAGCCCGCGCGGCCGAGTCACGGTGGGGCTGCCCCCGCGGGTGGCGCACGTGCTCACGGCGGATCTGGTGCAGCAGTTCCTGGCCCGCTTCCCGGAGGCCTCGATCACGGTGGAAGAAGGGCTCAGCGTGCGCCTGCGCGAGTCCCTGGTGGCGGGGCGCGTGGACCTGGCGGTCCTGTTCGATCCGCCGCACTCGCCGCAGTTGCTGCTGGAGACGCTGCTGCGCGAGCCCGTCGTGCTGATCAGCACCGCGCCGGTGCCATCGAAGATACGCTTGGCGGCCGTGGCCCGACGCAGCCTGGTGATGCCCAGCGGGCCGCATTCACTGCGGCAATTGCTGGAAAGCCACACCCGGCCGCGCAACATGGCCCTGAAGGTCGTGGCCGAGGTGGACTCCGTGCAGACGGTACTGTCGCTGGTGGCGCGCGGCGTGGGCGACACCGTGCTGCCGCAGAGCGCCGTGCGCTCCTGGCCTTACGCGGAGCAGGTCCACGTGGCTGCCGTCGTCGCGCCGTCCATGCGCAACCGCCTGGTACTGGCCATCCCCCGGGCGCGGCCCGCCACGCTGCTCAGCAGGAACGCGGCCCAGATCCTGCGCGAGCTGCTGGCGCGGCACTTCGGGTAG
- a CDS encoding amidohydrolase family protein: MSHPATTVVQTYDPTPSTPRLRLPPGACDSHVHVFGPAAEFAFAPQRSFTPADAGKATLFALHRQLGISRCVIVQSACHGFDNAVVEDAIAAGGGNYLGVALVPHTVDSRELRRLAGAGMRGVRFNFMKHLASTASVDDVLALTPHLADAGMHLQVHFESSLVHTLGPRLAESAVPVVIDHMGRVDATLGAGHPDFAALERLLDNPLFHVKVSGIDRIDATPPYAHGIRLARRLLERAPERCLWGTDWPHPNHTHVPDDGRLVDALAGIAPTPSVLQALLVDNPERLYRFSQGISG; encoded by the coding sequence ATGAGCCACCCCGCCACCACCGTCGTGCAGACCTACGACCCGACGCCCAGCACGCCCCGGCTGCGCCTGCCGCCCGGCGCCTGCGACAGCCACGTGCATGTCTTCGGGCCGGCGGCCGAGTTCGCGTTCGCGCCGCAGCGCAGCTTCACGCCCGCCGACGCCGGCAAGGCCACCCTGTTCGCGCTGCACCGGCAGCTGGGCATCTCGCGCTGCGTCATCGTGCAATCGGCCTGCCATGGCTTCGACAACGCCGTGGTCGAGGACGCCATCGCGGCCGGCGGCGGCAACTATCTGGGCGTGGCGCTGGTGCCGCACACGGTGGATTCCCGAGAACTGCGGCGCCTGGCCGGCGCCGGCATGCGCGGCGTGCGCTTCAACTTCATGAAGCACCTGGCCAGCACTGCATCGGTGGACGACGTCCTGGCCCTCACGCCGCACCTGGCCGATGCCGGCATGCACCTGCAGGTGCACTTCGAGAGCAGTCTGGTGCACACGCTGGGCCCCCGGCTCGCCGAGAGCGCCGTGCCCGTGGTGATCGACCACATGGGGCGCGTGGACGCCACCCTGGGCGCCGGGCATCCCGACTTCGCGGCGCTGGAGCGCCTGCTGGACAACCCGCTGTTCCACGTCAAGGTCAGCGGCATCGACCGCATCGATGCCACGCCACCCTATGCGCACGGCATCCGCCTGGCCCGCCGCCTGCTGGAGCGCGCCCCGGAGCGCTGCCTCTGGGGCACGGACTGGCCACACCCCAACCACACGCACGTGCCGGACGATGGGCGGCTGGTGGACGCGCTGGCCGGGATCGCCCCCACGCCATCGGTGCTGCAGGCCCTGCTGGTGGACAACCCGGAACGCCTGTACCGCTTCAGCCAGGGCATCTCCGGCTGA